A single Triticum dicoccoides isolate Atlit2015 ecotype Zavitan chromosome 2A, WEW_v2.0, whole genome shotgun sequence DNA region contains:
- the LOC119358922 gene encoding uncharacterized protein LOC119358922 isoform X1, protein MAMGARSAMKKSLLLILFVFPLIITVADCAKDIPAFIPHGPPGNKICGATSKTWGGWKLCSERGTCNKPCQAEGYEEGYCGFFPFITTCCCTKHCLSAAPGQSVQPMHKGDKQTRAFFRECGFMTN, encoded by the exons ATGGCCATGGGAGCAAGGTCGGCGATGAAGAAGAGCTTATTGCTAATATTGTTTGTGTTCCCGCTGATCATCACGGTGGCTGATTGCGCCAAGGACATCCCTGCCTTTATTCCCCATGGTCCTC CGGGAAACAAAATCTGCGGCGCCACCAGCAAAACATGGGGCGGGTGGAAGCTGTGCAGCGAGCGCGGCACCTGCAATAAGCCATGCCAGGCAGAAGGGTACGAGGAGGGCTACTGCGGCTTCTTCCCCTTCATAACGACCTGTTGTTGCACCAAGCACTGTCTCAGCGCCGCCCCTGGGCAGTCTGTGCAACCTATGCACAAGGGTGACAAACAAACTCGGGCCTTTTTTAGAGAATGTGGCTTTATGACTAATTGA
- the LOC119358922 gene encoding uncharacterized protein LOC119358922 isoform X2, translating to MAMGARSAMKKSLLLILFVFPLIITVADCAKDIPAFIPHAGNKICGATSKTWGGWKLCSERGTCNKPCQAEGYEEGYCGFFPFITTCCCTKHCLSAAPGQSVQPMHKGDKQTRAFFRECGFMTN from the exons ATGGCCATGGGAGCAAGGTCGGCGATGAAGAAGAGCTTATTGCTAATATTGTTTGTGTTCCCGCTGATCATCACGGTGGCTGATTGCGCCAAGGACATCCCTGCCTTTATTCCCCATG CGGGAAACAAAATCTGCGGCGCCACCAGCAAAACATGGGGCGGGTGGAAGCTGTGCAGCGAGCGCGGCACCTGCAATAAGCCATGCCAGGCAGAAGGGTACGAGGAGGGCTACTGCGGCTTCTTCCCCTTCATAACGACCTGTTGTTGCACCAAGCACTGTCTCAGCGCCGCCCCTGGGCAGTCTGTGCAACCTATGCACAAGGGTGACAAACAAACTCGGGCCTTTTTTAGAGAATGTGGCTTTATGACTAATTGA